The following proteins come from a genomic window of Pseudomonas sp. Z8(2022):
- the lpdA gene encoding dihydrolipoyl dehydrogenase: MSSYDVVIIGAGPGGYNAAIRAGQLGLKVACVEGRETLGGTCLNVGCMPSKALLHASELYEAASGGELSALGVEVTPALNLGQMMKQKADSVEALTKGVEFLFRKNKVECVRGWGRIEGPGRVQVKLHEGGERLLETPNIVIATGSEPTPLPGVSIDNARILDSTGALSLPEVPKHLVVIGAGVIGLELGSVWRRLGSQVTVVEYLDRISPGLDGETAKTLQRALTKQGMSFKLGTKVTGAKTSKSGVILSLEPAAGGASETLAADYVLVAIGRRPYTNGLGLENVGLSTDKRGMLSNEKHQSGVPGVWVIGDVTSGPMLAHKAEDEAVACIERIAGHKAEVNYGVIPGVIYTRPEVASVGKGEEELKAEGRAYKVGKFPFTANSRAKINHETEGFVKILADANTDQILGVHMIGPSVGELIGEYCVAMEFSASAEDIALTCHPHPTRSEAGRQAAMGVHGWTMQA, from the coding sequence ATGAGCAGCTATGACGTGGTCATCATCGGCGCCGGCCCCGGTGGTTACAACGCCGCCATTCGAGCCGGCCAGCTGGGCCTGAAGGTGGCCTGCGTCGAGGGCCGCGAAACCCTGGGCGGCACCTGCCTGAACGTCGGTTGCATGCCGTCCAAGGCATTGCTGCATGCCTCCGAACTCTACGAGGCGGCGTCCGGCGGTGAACTCAGTGCGCTGGGTGTGGAGGTCACGCCGGCACTCAACCTGGGGCAGATGATGAAGCAGAAGGCAGACAGCGTCGAAGCGCTGACCAAGGGGGTGGAATTCCTGTTTCGCAAAAACAAGGTGGAATGTGTCAGGGGGTGGGGCCGCATCGAAGGCCCTGGTCGCGTGCAGGTCAAGCTGCACGAAGGCGGCGAGCGCCTGCTGGAAACGCCGAACATCGTCATCGCCACGGGCTCCGAACCGACGCCGCTGCCCGGGGTGAGCATCGACAATGCGCGCATCCTCGACTCCACCGGTGCGCTGTCGTTGCCCGAAGTGCCCAAGCATCTGGTGGTGATCGGTGCCGGGGTGATCGGCCTGGAGCTCGGCTCGGTCTGGCGTCGTCTGGGCAGCCAGGTCACAGTGGTGGAATACCTTGATCGCATTAGCCCCGGCCTGGACGGCGAAACCGCGAAGACCTTGCAGCGCGCCCTGACCAAGCAGGGCATGAGCTTCAAGCTGGGCACCAAGGTCACGGGTGCGAAGACGAGCAAGTCCGGCGTCATCCTGAGTCTGGAGCCTGCCGCTGGCGGTGCGAGTGAAACCCTGGCGGCCGACTACGTGCTGGTGGCTATCGGCCGGCGTCCCTATACCAACGGGCTGGGGTTGGAGAACGTCGGGCTGAGCACCGACAAGCGCGGCATGCTGAGCAACGAAAAACACCAGAGCGGCGTACCCGGTGTGTGGGTCATTGGTGATGTCACCTCCGGTCCGATGCTCGCGCACAAGGCTGAAGACGAGGCTGTGGCCTGTATCGAACGCATCGCTGGGCATAAGGCGGAGGTCAACTACGGGGTGATTCCAGGTGTGATCTACACGCGACCCGAGGTGGCCAGTGTCGGCAAGGGCGAGGAGGAGTTGAAGGCAGAGGGACGTGCCTACAAGGTGGGCAAGTTTCCCTTCACTGCCAACAGCCGGGCGAAGATCAACCACGAGACCGAAGGTTTCGTGAAGATCCTCGCCGACGCCAATACCGACCAGATTCTTGGCGTGCACATGATCGGTCCGAGCGTGGGCGAGTTGATCGGCGAGTACTGCGTGGCCATGGAGTTCTCTGCCTCGGCCGAAGACATCGCGCTGACCTGCCACCCTCATCCGACGCGCTCGGAGGCAGGGCGCCAAGCAGCGATGGGTGTGCATGGCTGGACGATGCAGGCCTGA
- a CDS encoding MFS transporter: protein MRPSRVLLTILMLLTALGETSTQLLIPALGELERGLSAPPGRSLLALSLFVGAFGIGQLLLGPLSDRLGRRPVLLVGLSLYLLATFGMLLAPNIEVLIGMRVLQGLGACAALVLARAIIRDVWQEQAGPALALTVLGMFAAIVLSPVVGGLLTQYGGWRAPLMATLMLGILALLSVLGGYRETHLQPDPQAGRFKGLLTTYLQVWPSCRALALTIACTYGAMFVVVAGSSSVYIGLLGLSAAQYGLTFALIVSGLLGGALFTLRKVQRLGPQRVVGIGVALVLIGSLLTLVVYLLFGLSLLGLSLPQVLVTLGGGMLLPAAVAGAVIPNPQRAGLAAGLMGFSQMVGATLAGLLLGALQDGSAWPMVALNALFALLAFLFFHLLRVRPVVAAAVIGKLP, encoded by the coding sequence ATGCGTCCGTCCCGTGTTCTGTTGACCATCCTGATGCTGCTCACCGCGCTAGGTGAAACCTCCACGCAATTACTGATTCCAGCCTTGGGGGAGCTGGAACGGGGTTTGAGCGCACCGCCCGGTAGGAGTCTGCTGGCGCTGTCGCTGTTCGTTGGCGCTTTCGGCATTGGGCAGTTGTTGCTAGGGCCTTTGTCGGATCGCCTGGGGCGCCGCCCGGTGTTGTTGGTCGGCCTGAGTCTTTACCTGCTGGCGACCTTCGGCATGCTGCTGGCGCCTAACATCGAGGTGCTGATCGGCATGCGCGTGTTGCAGGGCCTGGGCGCCTGTGCCGCACTGGTACTGGCGCGCGCCATCATCCGTGACGTGTGGCAGGAGCAGGCGGGGCCGGCCCTTGCGCTGACCGTGCTTGGCATGTTTGCTGCCATCGTCCTGTCGCCGGTGGTCGGCGGGCTGCTGACCCAGTACGGAGGTTGGCGCGCGCCTCTGATGGCGACCCTGATGCTTGGCATCCTGGCATTGCTATCGGTGCTTGGCGGCTATCGCGAAACGCACCTGCAACCTGATCCGCAGGCTGGCCGCTTCAAGGGGCTGCTGACCACCTATCTGCAGGTCTGGCCCAGCTGCCGCGCGCTGGCGCTGACCATCGCCTGTACCTACGGCGCTATGTTCGTCGTGGTAGCTGGCTCGTCGTCGGTGTATATCGGCCTGTTGGGACTAAGCGCCGCGCAGTACGGCCTGACCTTTGCTCTGATCGTTTCCGGCCTGCTCGGCGGTGCGCTGTTCACCCTGCGCAAGGTGCAGCGCCTGGGGCCGCAACGGGTGGTGGGCATCGGTGTGGCGCTGGTTCTGATCGGGTCATTGCTGACGCTGGTGGTTTACCTGCTGTTCGGCCTGTCACTTCTGGGGTTGTCGCTACCGCAAGTGCTGGTAACGCTGGGCGGCGGCATGCTGCTGCCGGCCGCCGTGGCCGGTGCGGTAATTCCCAATCCGCAGCGTGCCGGATTAGCAGCCGGGTTGATGGGCTTCTCGCAGATGGTCGGCGCCACTCTGGCGGGTCTGCTTCTTGGCGCGCTGCAGGATGGCTCGGCCTGGCCTATGGTTGCCTTGAACGCACTGTTCGCGTTGCTGGCGTTTCTGTTCTTCCACCTTCTGCGTGTCCGCCCGGTCGTCGCAGCTGCGGTGATCGGCAAACTTCCCTGA
- a CDS encoding PaaI family thioesterase, giving the protein MPPLSRDARLATWIAEEQAVRSQLAAPGTLTPAEVAAMAPMDFFDGIGRGDLPSPPINAVLDFTPVHWASGLFVFQGTPDQRHYNPLGSVHGGYIATLLDSCMGCAVHTLLKPGQAYTTTDLRVSYIRALRSEAGPVRAEGRIIHVGRSTALAEGRLYDVEERLYAVASTTCLILDMNAARQNSDAGVR; this is encoded by the coding sequence ATGCCCCCCTTATCACGAGATGCTCGCCTCGCCACCTGGATCGCCGAAGAACAGGCAGTTCGTAGCCAGCTCGCGGCCCCCGGCACCCTCACTCCGGCCGAGGTGGCCGCCATGGCACCGATGGATTTCTTCGACGGAATCGGTCGCGGCGACCTTCCTTCGCCGCCGATCAACGCAGTGCTCGACTTCACGCCGGTGCATTGGGCCAGCGGCCTGTTCGTATTCCAGGGCACTCCGGATCAGCGCCACTACAACCCGTTGGGCAGCGTACACGGCGGTTACATCGCAACCCTGCTCGACTCCTGCATGGGCTGTGCCGTACATACCCTGCTCAAGCCGGGCCAGGCCTACACCACCACTGACCTGCGGGTCAGCTACATCCGCGCACTGCGCAGCGAGGCTGGCCCAGTGCGCGCGGAAGGCCGCATCATCCATGTCGGTCGCTCCACGGCCCTGGCCGAAGGCCGCCTGTATGACGTCGAGGAACGCCTCTATGCCGTCGCCTCCACTACCTGCCTGATTCTCGACATGAACGCCGCGCGCCAGAACAGCGACGCGGGTGTAAGATGA
- a CDS encoding TetR/AcrR family transcriptional regulator — translation MRYSEDHKAKTHQRIIEEAALRFRRDGVGATGLQPLMKALGLTHGGFYAHFKSKDDLVETALQHVVQELSGNAGAPEKDTEAPLPHLIASYLSSAHRANPGAGCPLPTMSAELGQRGEPSATTDTMVRNRLALIESNLPGDDAEDQSVLMLSAMVGALLLSRSVKDPELSDRLLKTTRRLLIEKAQKQ, via the coding sequence ATGCGCTATTCGGAAGATCACAAGGCCAAGACTCATCAACGCATCATCGAAGAAGCGGCCCTGCGCTTTCGCCGCGACGGCGTCGGGGCTACCGGCCTGCAACCGCTGATGAAAGCGCTGGGTCTGACCCACGGCGGCTTTTACGCCCACTTCAAGTCCAAGGACGATCTGGTGGAAACCGCGCTGCAGCATGTCGTGCAGGAGCTTTCCGGCAACGCCGGGGCTCCGGAGAAGGATACCGAGGCGCCGCTGCCGCATCTCATTGCCAGCTACCTGTCCAGCGCGCACCGCGCCAATCCCGGTGCCGGCTGCCCGTTGCCGACCATGTCTGCTGAGCTGGGGCAGCGTGGCGAACCCAGTGCCACCACCGACACCATGGTACGTAACCGCCTGGCCCTGATCGAAAGCAACCTGCCAGGCGACGATGCTGAAGATCAAAGCGTGCTGATGCTGTCGGCCATGGTCGGCGCCCTGCTGCTGTCGCGCAGCGTCAAGGACCCGGAACTGTCCGACCGCCTGCTGAAAACGACTCGACGCCTGCTGATCGAAAAGGCGCAGAAGCAGTAA
- a CDS encoding SDR family NAD(P)-dependent oxidoreductase, which translates to MNTQATLGTALVTGASTGIGATYADRLARRGYDLLLVARDAGRLEALAERLGAEHGIQVEVLPADLISKADVLKVEQRLRDDSTITLLVNNAGVAMNGPLVSADLDQAEAMIQLNVVTLTRLAAAAAANFSAAGRGSIINLGSVVALAPEMFNAVYSATKAYVLSLTQTLAGELRETGVQLQAVLPGVTRTEIWQRSGADASALPPSMIMEVGEMVDAALAGFDQKELVTIPSLPDAADWDAFVKARAALGPNLSRNQAAARYK; encoded by the coding sequence ATGAATACCCAAGCCACCCTCGGAACCGCTCTTGTTACAGGTGCCTCGACCGGCATCGGTGCGACCTATGCCGATCGCCTGGCCCGGCGCGGTTATGACCTGCTGCTGGTGGCGCGCGATGCCGGGCGCCTCGAGGCTCTGGCCGAGCGACTCGGTGCCGAGCACGGCATTCAGGTCGAAGTGCTGCCCGCCGATCTGATCAGCAAGGCCGACGTGCTGAAAGTGGAGCAGCGTCTGCGTGACGACTCGACCATCACCCTGCTGGTCAACAACGCCGGTGTTGCCATGAATGGCCCGCTGGTGTCCGCTGATCTGGATCAGGCCGAGGCCATGATTCAGCTCAACGTGGTGACGCTGACGCGCCTTGCCGCTGCCGCTGCCGCCAATTTTTCAGCGGCAGGACGGGGCAGCATCATCAATCTGGGTTCGGTGGTGGCTCTGGCTCCCGAGATGTTCAACGCGGTGTACAGCGCGACCAAGGCTTATGTACTGAGCCTGACCCAGACACTGGCTGGCGAGTTGCGCGAAACTGGGGTGCAACTGCAGGCGGTGCTGCCGGGCGTGACCCGCACCGAGATCTGGCAGCGCAGCGGCGCCGATGCGTCGGCACTGCCGCCCTCGATGATCATGGAGGTGGGCGAGATGGTTGACGCAGCGCTGGCCGGTTTCGATCAGAAGGAGCTGGTGACCATTCCGTCGCTGCCTGACGCCGCCGATTGGGATGCCTTCGTCAAGGCGAGAGCAGCGTTGGGGCCGAATCTGTCGCGCAATCAGGCGGCTGCGCGCTATAAGTGA